aaatcattttttctaatcTGTTATCGAAGCATTTTTGATTAAATATCTACATACTGTGCCAAAAAACCCTTGTAGTACCACCACAGCCTACTGGGAGGGCCACGGCCTACAGGCAGAATAGTGAAGCCACCTTATGACTTCTAAAGGTATCAAGGCACCAAGACTtatgtcagcagcagatcctttaagtcctccaagttgtgaggtgagacctccatgagcatcagtgagccttgcgtccatgaccctgtccccCTGAGTCCttgcaggacaatgaccccaaacacacatcagagacTGTAGTAGTGGAATGAATTAGGCAGGCTAACAAGCTTTTGGAAAGGCctaaaccccccccccatcacctCCATAGCTCCATTTCTCCAGTATGAAGAAGCATCTTCCTTTAAGGAACATGAAAACACTCACATCTCCATCCTGGAGAGTTTTTTTAGCAACCTGAAACGGCCATTTTTGTAGACGGGGTCTTAGGTACCTTCCTCAGCATGTCTGCAGAATCCTACAAACTGGCTCTCGGTGATGAGATGAGCTCAGATGAGCTTTGGTGTACTTGGCAAGGCCACTGCTTTCAGCACAATGGTGTGCGTGTTATGGATTTTCTGAAGCGAAACAAAGGCAGTAATTATTTATGCTCTCATTTCTCCCACCGAAGTACATCACCAGCTAAACATCACGCTGTGGGACGTCGGCTGCTGAAGCACGGGAGCCTCAAGACAAGCCTGCCTGCGCTCATCGTGTGGGGATGGTTAGCGCCCTGCGTGCTGCTGTAATTATTTCATAGTGATCTATGACCAGGAGCGGCTAACGGTCAGAAGGACactaatgaaaatgaaatgagtCGCGGTTTGTATTGGAAACATATCAGACGCGCCACTCTGGATCAGATGGTCCAATTAAAACTGCCTGCctgtgtgagtgtctgtgtgtgtgtgtgtgtgtcacctgcTGAGAGAGTCATTCTGTCGGGTTTGATCTGTACAAAAATTAGCTTTTTTCCCAGCGTCCTTCACCTTACTCTCACTCCTTTCATCTTCCACTGCTCTGAATTCCCTAATCAAAGTGCCTGGACCCCCAATAATTGCCGCTTTTAGACAGAGTTTTGCAAAAGGCAATAAATAGAATACAAAACCCtgcagatcattaaaatggtggagggatacatgctgcagggtgtagtgcggctacaaaaagtagtccctaaagaaaactggattagttgagattctccactagtttaccatcatcatcatcatcatcatcattattccaTATAAGACTCCATATAAGACTCGTGTAGTCTAGTCTCAGTCCTAATTCTTCTCCCACTGCCAAGAACCCAGTTTAAGGTGCCGAATTTTGTATTGATACCACGTACACTAGGAggcctattttagcgatcttaaGCCGAGCTgtcagcttgatttagggggcgtgtcggtgtgtcttcgCTATGATAACGATGGGAGCCTTGTGAGGCTCAAAACGCTCTTgattaagtctcttaattaatcatgggtgtgttttgtttcCAGCGTAATGTGCAGTAATAACAATCAGTgtagtgtcagtgtctctcgctgtaccctttaagagccaggtgcggtctgtctGACCTTGGCGGATTGATatgtcagtggtgtaaagcgtcgggctgcacgtgcctgtgttgacaattcactgctgagatagcaacgaacgaaCGTCTGACCCTTGACTAGCGTCTGTCTAGGTTgtgttcagtcagtggagctcctcctgtgttttccgctgCCGAGATACACAGCGATACTCCACTAATGGACCTGAACACCCCCCATTtggagaccaccgcgcccatcggCGTGGAAATATTCGCAGAGGACCGTCAATATTTAAACGAAGCAGGAGGACGGAGTGAAGATAGCCTGTTGGCAGGGTGGAAGATAGGGCCTATTAGCCAGGGGTTCGTCCCTTGTTGATGCAGTACCAGCCTCTACTCTTCCGGGAGGGCTTTGCACTAGACGTTGGAACATTGCTATAAGGAGGactggattgcattcagccgcATGAGAGCGCgatcatcagtgaggtcaggtattgatgttggatgatgcctgtgtctgtgtgagggATCGGATTAAGGAGGCTGCTGGATTCATTCACACAGGGACTGAAGTATGGACGCCTCAGTCTTTGAGCTTTCTGGTTGATCAGCTACTACATTTGGGGTCAGAAACTCGGGGAACCACTGCGAATGTGTTGCTCTTACCTCGATAACCTCCGCCATGGGCATGATGGTGTTGGTCTTGCGGGAACCGATGCGAAACTTGGCAGCCTTGTAGATCTTCCAATAAACAAAGAGCACCACGCACAGAGGCAGGTAGAAGGCCCCGAACGTGGAGAAGACTGTGTACGAAGGTTCCTGGCTCACCTGGCAGGCCAGGGACTCCTCGGAGTAGGTCTCTCCCCAGCCGAAAAGCGGCGAGAGGGAGATGACTGAGGAGAGGAGCCACGTTAGTCCGATCATCACGTTGGAGATCCTCTTCCGCGTCTTGAGCGTGTACTCCAGGTGCCGCGTGATGGACCAGTAGCGGTCGAGGGCTATGGCCGTCACGTTCCAGATGCTGGCCGTGCAGCAGAGGACGTCGCAGGAGATCCACACTTGGCAGAGGATCCGGCCCAGGATCCAGCGCCGGCCGTAGAGCTCCCGCACCAGACTCAGCGGCATCACCAGCCCAGCGACCATCACGTCCGAGATGGCCATGGAGGCCACCAGGTTGTGGGGAACGCGGTGGAAGGTCCGGACCCTCAGGATGGTCACCAGGACCAGGAGGTTCCACACGAAGGTGGCCACCACCAGCATGGCTAGGAGTGTGAGCGTGAGGACGCTGAAGACAGAAAAGGGACGGTAAAGATTGCCCGATTCTGGCACACCGGTAAAGTTTGAGGACAGAGTGGTGACGTTGAGCTGGGGCATGCTGGTGCTCTTGTTCCTGGCCAAGATGATCAGGGTGCTAGTTTACGAGGTCAGAACCAGCAACCAGTTGAATCCCAGGATTTCCCAGTCGATGATTAGGGAGAGGAACAGGATCCTAAATGAGATCCGCCTGCCAGGATTCCCAATTGCCCCAGGAAGTTCCACCTAGGCCACGAGTGACTTCATTGTAAGCTATTTCATGCTAGTTTCAGGTCACTGGATGACCTGGTATTCTTGCGCTCCGGCATGGCAGTGGTTGGAGATTTCCTCAACTCGAGATTTACGGCTCCACGTTTCGGTCCACCAGCAACCGAAGGCTGCCGGAACTCCAGCTGCTCTCAAGCTGATTAAAAAGAGCAATCACATTACGCCTGGACACACTGGGAGTCAGGAGATTGTAGCCTCCAGATATTTTGAAGTTCACTTGCAGACGTGGCCTGGAGGTTGCAGGGGCTTCCATCCTGCAACACACAAAAAGAAACTTGAATAAATCAAATCCCCCTCTCCTCAACATGACCTGATGGAATTTTAAAACACATCCCGGCCCTCGAGGTGCCCTACAGCGCCGTCGTTGCCAGGAGTGCCCTCCAGCTTATGGTATTTTGAGGTCCACGGATTGACGGCACTTCCAGGCGACAGCTAATCGGCAGTTTTCTCACGGATCGCTTGAGGAGGGAGTGAGGGGGAGAGGAGCTGATCACTGTCATCTTCACACTCTGCCCCCCCACCCACatccccacccccccaacacacacacacttttaagtGTGGCTAAAAAGCCGCAAAGCCACTTCAAGGCATCTGCTGCTCCGTACGGCCAGAGACTTCACCGCCCTTCCCCACTCTTCGCCACTCTTCTGCCACATTCGGGCGCTTCGGACGGATGGGCCGAGGCACTGTGATGTGTTTCTACTCAGCTGCTGTAATTACAGGCAGAGCTGGTACAATACACAACAGCCGCCTGAGTGGAGGAGCGGACGAGTGGACGCAGCTAAGAATGGGAGGCTATTGACCTTATTATGACCACTACATGCTTCGATgagatacaatacaataaaccAGGTCTGGACCCAGTTCTGGCCCACATTCTGTCCACTTACACGGTCATCTGGCCCACACTGCGGTCACTCGTCTGAATCGAGGTGCTGGAACACAGCCGTAGCTGGCTGCAGTTGGGCCCGTTTTGGGCCAAAATGGAAATACTGCACTAAATACTTGGTGGACTGTTTTAGGGCCACACGCCATGATAATGACCTTAAATGTGGCTGCCCAGAGCCAAGCCAGATTTGGCCAGCAATGTTACACGTCCCATACTAACCTGTAAGTGTCATATCTAGACCGCATTTTGGCCAAAATGTACACAACTGCCCATTTACCTCAAATCTAGCCAACTGTCCTTTTCTAGATTTGCTCTGcagcctttctaatgaatgcattcagctacacacagcttgactagtccccgtagagaagtactatATCTGGCTATATTTTTGGACTAGAGtggtgtatataaagcccctcagcattgaggagctgtggagcagtggaagaactgtgttctctggaatgatggtggtggagctccatccagtacttttgggatggggtgAGCTAGGGAGCTGAGGAGGGGTGGGGCGGTGatcgtcatccaacatcctgaatgcACTCAAATCCTCACGGCAGTTCTCCGAGTAGACGACCTTCTTCCCGGGACAAAAGTCAACCCAATGTTTCTACCAGCCTCATCAACCCATCGCTACCATGGCATCAGCTGCGATGTTCGCCAATGGCCTTGGCCAGCATGGCTATTGTGGCATTAGCACTGCCACTGCGACGTCAGCATCGCTACCGCTGCAAAAgccggcctcacccagcattgcTACCCCGTGATTGCTGGCCTCGCCTAGCATCACCACCATGCCCAGCATTGCTTCCGCAGCATCAGCAGCGCTACTGCATCAACCGGAGACCACACCGAGCATCGCTACCATGACATTTACATCGCTATCACAGCGCTAGCATTGCTAATGTGCCCACCACTAGTTTCGTGCAGTAACACTCCTCCAGAGTCGAGTAGACGgccttctaccctggacagcagagacagttaccccaacaaaagcaggagaaactcttttcaataccctttgatttcagaaggaactttgaatgagcaggtgtcccattacttttgtcaaaaGACTATACGTCTAGGAACGGCACTTCTCCCAGAatcatttcatttaaaatgtaaaaataatgcctCCCACAGCCGACGCTTACGCTTACTGCATATCCAGGATTCTGGCCTCCACCGAAGTTTTATGGGAGAGTTTTACGAGAAGTAGCAGCAATGCCGAGATCATGACAGCGGTGAAGGAAGCACAGTTAAATAGTCCGCAAAAGAATTGTAACACTGAGCCCTGACATTCGCTTCTATGCAACAGAAGGGCCGCGGATGATTATTCCATTACATTACCCTGTATAATTAGCTCTGAGCGTCCTGTTAGCTTTGGGCCTTTGCTGAGCTTTGCACTTCTTTGCACTCTTCTGCTGACCCGGCCATTCACGGCGCTCAGTTATCATCTAATCTGTCCTTGTGACAGCCAATTATGTTCCCCTTTGCCGTAAATTAGATCTATAACTCTTTCAGTGCAGCCGTGAAAGACCTCAAACTGTCAAATTAACCTCAGGCCCCGGGAAAAAACAAGGACGTAATTTGTGGccatttttcattatttccGGGTGTCTATAATGAGAGGCGGCTTCGTCCGCTGTGTGGTTTCAGGTTGATAAAGTCAGCACAGTCCTTGAGGGTTCAGAGCCTCTGATCTGAGCCATTATGTTAGGACGTCCCTGTGCTTAATAAGTGCCCTGCCAAACTGATTCAGCTTACTTAACTGCCGTTTAATTGGACCTAATCACGTCCCAGTGATTCGTCTCGGTAGTTTTTTTAACCACAGCTGGCAACGGCACGCTACATCGCCCGGGAGAGGTCTGCTACCCGACACGAGTGCAATAAACCATTGAGTCCGGCTTGAGGCCAACATTGCGACACGCTAAATCACCTCAGGCTGGGTTTTCCTTTACCTCGCTGACCTACCTGACAAGCGAGCGACTGACCGACTGTCGGACCTTGCTGATTGTTTGACTAGAAGAGACATGTCCCGATACCGGCGGTCTGAGGACTACGGTTAGCCACAAAgctaaaacaattaaaaaaaaaaaagcagcaaagaCATACTGTGGCATTAACGAGAGTCAAAAGTCCGAAGCGATAACATGCCGACCCTCGGTCAGTATCGCAACTGCGGCATTAGAATCGCCTCCACGCCAGCCAACGGCCTCACCCAACATCGCTACCATGGCATCAGCTGCGATGTTCGCCAATGGCCTTGGCCAGCATGGCTATTGTGGCATTAGCACTGCCACTGTGACGTCAGCTGCACTGCATCGCTACCGCTGCAAAAgccggcctcacccagcattgcTACCCCATGATCGCTGGCCTCGCCTAGCATCACCACCATGCCCAGCATTGCTTCTGCAGCATCAGCAGCGCTACTGCATCAACCGGCGACCACACCGAGCGTCGCTACCATGACATTTACATCGCTATCACAGCGCTAGCATCATCAGGCTTTCCCAGCATCGCTAACGCGGCTCTAGTCACAAGCCGTGTAGATGAGGTTCTAGGCCCTTTACATCTAAATACCAGTAGATATGTGGTCTAGGGCCCAACAGAGGCAACCTTGTGATCGATAAGCCAGCACTCGGGTCAGGGTCGGTTTACAATTTCGGACTCGTGCAGACCTGCAGCGCTGACCGGCAGGCAGTGTGTTCTACCGCAGCTCGACTGTCAGGAACTGGTAACAAgtccattacttttgtccatctttgTCCGCTGCCTCTTTTATCACGGATCGAAATTGGACCGCGCTTGGCCCCAGCCCCTGGAAGCCCCTGGAAGCCAATCGGGGATGCTGCCGGAGCGAAAAAACATCAAGTCATTAAAACGGTGTCTATTCGCACAGTGGCAGAAGTGTCGGATCAATGAAGGGACATCCAGAGAGGCCTTTCAGCCGCGCTGATTACGTCTGGAGATTCACCCGAGCGTCCGGCGCCATCTGGCTGATTTATTTAGACGTGGGCTGAGATGACCATCCCGTTGCAATTCTTCTCAGCGACTGTGTTACCATGGGTGAAAAACGGCGAACAGGATGGAGAGGTTCACTCCGATGTCCCGTGCACTTTAATGGGTTTCTGATTACCCATAGTGCCTCTCATTACCCAGCTCACACACCAGCAAGCCCAGAGCCTGCCCTGTCAGAGAGAAGCAGGTTGAGGGATGTCCACCACTCTACGGACTCGTTATCCCCGAGCCTGAGTCCGAGAACTGAGCGGGATGCAAAGTGATCAGTCATAAGAAACAGTGGTGAGaaagttctacagtggaggtgaagacacggttctaccagagttctgagaagagttcggctctagaacccgcttttaaaaccagatcattaaaatggtggagggatacatgctgcctttagggtgtagtgcggcaaaaaagtagtccctaatcatcatcattccatataaacctcagaagactcgtgtagcttcactggtgggctTGGATAgaaaataaattatgggctgtatctgtgttgttgtagtcatggcaaccgacgcctgcttccattcaccagcactgtagagagatcagaCTAACTAACAGACTAACCTATTCTCAAACACTGAGCTCTGCAGGATTTCTCTCCTGTGGAATATCTGCCCGGTCCTTTTAAAGAACTGTTCGTTTTAACGCTCAGAACTCTTATCACAAGCTCTCGGCCAAGCAAGTCTGATTTTTGTCACTTTAACAAGGACCCCTGTAAGCAATCACGAATCTCACTCTCCATCTCTAAGCTCCTGTTTCGAGTTCCCGCTCTCTCATCCTCCAAccatctcctccatctctcttctccagctccggcctccctctccccccccccaccttctcCCCCACCCAGCCCTCTTTCAGCCTGCGCTCTGAGCCGTGAAACAGCTCCCAAACACGCACTCCGCAGCGAGGGGGCTGTACGGGAGGTTTTGCTTGGCGGCGTCTTATTAACCAGTTTCGACAGCTGCCCTCGGGCACCTTGGGCTCGGCCCTCGCGGCACGTCGCCTGTCACTTTAGCGCCGGTGCCACAGGAGTGACGGGTCGGGGCGCGTGTTCGGTTCTGTCGTCTTGTTGGAGGTCGAGAGGAGAGGTGCGTTCTAGAGGAGATCTAATGCTGCAGTACATCTGCATGAGGTTCTCTAACCCTCCTGCTGTCCTGCGGGGCCACGCCTCTTCACACGGCCTGTCTCTGAAACAGGTGGAGGAGCTGTAGGGGAAGAGCAGACGGCAAACTTCAGAGTCCGTCAGCATCTGAATCAGTAATTAGAGCAGTGGTCTTAACTGTGTGGGGGGCTAATCCGACTGTTCTACCGGTtcttcagttctaccagtgaagtCCCGGCCAATGGGGGAGCTGGTTTAGCTGTATCTCCCCAGATACCACGAAGAGAACAATCCTGATTGGACCGTTTGTTACAAATCTAACCCTCTAGTTTCCAGCAGGACTGAATAGTGTACTAAGACTAGTACTGTACTACTGCAGAGTAGTAGCCCTGAACCCCAGCGTCAATACAATTGAATGGTTCACCCTAGAACCCATGAGAATCCACACATTGTAAAGGTTTAGGGGAACCCAAGAACTCTATTTACTGTAGTAAACAACTGGAAAAAGTAGCAGTACTCTGAAGttattcatattaataattcttaacatttaaaataagctaaaacaaatatatgacaaattaaatatatatattcagtaattattattaataatattgctACATGCGCTGGCACATGTGTCTTGAATCTTTGTTGCAGGTTCCTTACCACTGGTGGATATCTTCTACTCAGGTGATCCATCAGGACCCATGTTCATTCCCATCGATCGATACCGTTCTACTTCAGTGACCAATCAGGATCAATGTTTCTTCCCACTGATGTGTATGTTCTACT
This portion of the Salminus brasiliensis chromosome 9, fSalBra1.hap2, whole genome shotgun sequence genome encodes:
- the htr5ab gene encoding 5-hydroxytryptamine (serotonin) receptor 5A, genome duplicate b encodes the protein MPQLNVTTLSSNFTGVPESGNLYRPFSVFSVLTLTLLAMLVVATFVWNLLVLVTILRVRTFHRVPHNLVASMAISDVMVAGLVMPLSLVRELYGRRWILGRILCQVWISCDVLCCTASIWNVTAIALDRYWSITRHLEYTLKTRKRISNVMIGLTWLLSSVISLSPLFGWGETYSEESLACQVSQEPSYTVFSTFGAFYLPLCVVLFVYWKIYKAAKFRIGSRKTNTIMPMAEVIEVKEASQQPQMAFTVRHTAVSFQTEGETWREQKERRAALMVGILIGVFVLCWIPFFLAELITPLCSCDIPPAWKSVFLWLGYSNSFFNPLIYTAFNKNYNSAFRNLFSRQR